A region from the Euleptes europaea isolate rEulEur1 chromosome 13, rEulEur1.hap1, whole genome shotgun sequence genome encodes:
- the LIMK2 gene encoding LIM domain kinase 2 isoform X1, with amino-acid sequence MDAGVAAAVAAGPAAVEEDWRCLGCGESIAAGQRLYRTVNEAWHVSCFCCSECQDLLTNWYYEKDGKLYCHKDYWRKFGESCHGCSLLMTGPVMVAGEYKYHPECFACMSCKVIIEDGDTYALVQHSVLYCGKCHNQIVLTPMIERLSTESLCEQLPYTLTLISMPAATDGKRGLSVAVEGGCSNYATSVQVQEVNRMHISPDVQNAIHPGDRILEINGTPIRTLQREEVEGLIRKTSQTLQLLIEHDPVSQRLDRLRLDSRLPTRIKKPSSPCPISALDLKENLQGTLRRRSLRRSNSISKSPGPSSPKEPLILSRDISRSESLRSSTSCSQQIFRPCDLIHGEVLGKGFFGQAIKVTHKATGRVMVMKELIRCDEETQKTFLTEVKVMRSLDHPNVLKFIGVLYKDKKLNLLTEYIEGGTLKDFLRNVDPFPWKQKVSFAKGIASGMAYLHSMCIIHRDLNSHNCLIKLDKTVVVADFGLSRLIVEEKKKPILEKPSAKKRTLRKSDRKKRYTVVGNPYWMAPEMLNGQSYDETVDIFSFGIVLCEIIGQVYADPDCLPRTLDFGLNVKLFWEKFVPADCPPAFFPLAAICCRLEPESRPPFSKLEDSFEALSLYLGELGIPLPSELEELDHNISTQYGLIRDQLPRNLT; translated from the exons CTGCTCTGAATGTCAGGACCTTCTTACAAACTGGTACTATGAAAAGGATGGGAAGCTCTATTGCCACAAGGACTACTGGAGGAAGTTTGGAGAATCTTGCCACGGCTGTTCTTTGCTGATGACTGGACCTGTGATG GTTGCCGGTGAATACAAATACCACCCAGAATGTTTTGCCTGTATGAGCTGCAAGGTGATCATTGAAGACGGCGACACATATGCGTTGGTGCAACACTCCGTTCTCTACTG TGGCAAATGTCATAACCAGATTGTGCTGACGCCCATGATAGAAAGGCTGTCCACGGAGTCCTTATGTGAACAGCTACCCTACACGCTGACGCTCATCTCCATGCCAGCAGCCACAGATGGCAAGAGAGGGTTGTCGGTGGCTGTCGAAGGTGGCTGTTCAAACTACGCCACCAGTGTCCAAGTGCAAGA aGTCAACCGAATGCATATTAGTCCCGACGTCCAGAACGCTATTCATCCTGGAGACAGGATCTTAGAAATAAATGGAACCCCGATCCGCACGCTACAGAGAGAAGAg GTGGAGGGTTTGATTCGCAAGACAAGCCAAACTCTTCAGCTCTTGATTGAGCATGACCCTGTCTCTCAGCGCTTGGACAGACTGCGCCTGGATTCCCGGCTGCCCACACGCATTAAAAAGCCCTCTTCTCCCTGTCCTATTTCTGCTCTGGATCTGAAGGAGAATCTGCAAGGAACGTTGCGGCGTCGCTCCCTCAG GCGAAGCAACAGCATTTCTAAGTCTCCTGGCCCCAGCTCCCCAAAGGAACCGCTCATCCTCAGCCGCGACATCAGTCGTTCCGAATCCCTCCGCTCCTCAACCAGCTGTTCCCAACAGATCTTCCGGCCTTGTGATCTGATCCATGGCGAGGTGTTGGGGAAAGGGTTCTTTGGCCAAGCGATCAAG GTGACTCACAAAGCAACGGGGCGAGTGATGGTGATGAAGGAGCTGATCCGCTGTGACGAGGAGACGCAAAAGACCTTCTTAACGGAG GTGAAGGTGATGCGCAGTTTAGACCACCCCAATGTCCTGAAATTCATTGGAGTGTTATACAAGGACAAGAAACTGAATCTTCTGACTGAGTACATTGAAGGAGGGACCCTGAAGGACTTCCTCCGGAATGTG GATCCATTTCCCTGGAAGCAGAAGGTCAGCTTTGCCAAAGGAATTGCCTCGGGAATG GCTTATCTGCATTCAATGTGCATCATTCACCGAGACCTGAATTCTCATAACTGCCTGATCAAACTG GACAAAACAGTTGTGGTTGCTGACTTTGGCCTGTCCAGGCTGAttgtggaagagaagaagaagccgATCCTGGAAAAGCCATCAGCCAAGAAGCGAACTTTGCGCAAGAGTGACCGGAAAAAACGCTACACTGTGGTTGGGAACCCCTACTGGATGGCACCAGAGATGCTGAATG gGCAGAGCTATGATGAGACAGTGGATATCTTTTCTTTTGGCATTGTGCTCTGCGAG ATCATAGGACAGGTGTATGCTGATCCAGATTGCCTCCCTCGGACACTGGATTTTGGACTCAATGTGAAGCTCTTTTGGGAGAAGTTTGTTCCTGCAGACTGCCCCCCTGCTTTCTTCCCTTTGGCAGCCATCTGCTGCAGGCTCGAACCAGAGAGTAG gcCCCCCTTTTCAAAACTGGAGGATTCTTTTGAAGCTCTCTCTCTTTATCTGGGAGAACTGGGAATCCCTCTTCCCTCAGAACTGGAGGAACTGGACCACAACATCAGCACACAGTATGGGCTGATCCGGGACCAGCTACCAAGAAACCTCACTTAG
- the LIMK2 gene encoding LIM domain kinase 2 isoform X2, with the protein MGSYLSAPAYCPPKEPFCCSECQDLLTNWYYEKDGKLYCHKDYWRKFGESCHGCSLLMTGPVMVAGEYKYHPECFACMSCKVIIEDGDTYALVQHSVLYCGKCHNQIVLTPMIERLSTESLCEQLPYTLTLISMPAATDGKRGLSVAVEGGCSNYATSVQVQEVNRMHISPDVQNAIHPGDRILEINGTPIRTLQREEVEGLIRKTSQTLQLLIEHDPVSQRLDRLRLDSRLPTRIKKPSSPCPISALDLKENLQGTLRRRSLRRSNSISKSPGPSSPKEPLILSRDISRSESLRSSTSCSQQIFRPCDLIHGEVLGKGFFGQAIKVTHKATGRVMVMKELIRCDEETQKTFLTEVKVMRSLDHPNVLKFIGVLYKDKKLNLLTEYIEGGTLKDFLRNVDPFPWKQKVSFAKGIASGMAYLHSMCIIHRDLNSHNCLIKLDKTVVVADFGLSRLIVEEKKKPILEKPSAKKRTLRKSDRKKRYTVVGNPYWMAPEMLNGQSYDETVDIFSFGIVLCEIIGQVYADPDCLPRTLDFGLNVKLFWEKFVPADCPPAFFPLAAICCRLEPESRPPFSKLEDSFEALSLYLGELGIPLPSELEELDHNISTQYGLIRDQLPRNLT; encoded by the exons CTGCTCTGAATGTCAGGACCTTCTTACAAACTGGTACTATGAAAAGGATGGGAAGCTCTATTGCCACAAGGACTACTGGAGGAAGTTTGGAGAATCTTGCCACGGCTGTTCTTTGCTGATGACTGGACCTGTGATG GTTGCCGGTGAATACAAATACCACCCAGAATGTTTTGCCTGTATGAGCTGCAAGGTGATCATTGAAGACGGCGACACATATGCGTTGGTGCAACACTCCGTTCTCTACTG TGGCAAATGTCATAACCAGATTGTGCTGACGCCCATGATAGAAAGGCTGTCCACGGAGTCCTTATGTGAACAGCTACCCTACACGCTGACGCTCATCTCCATGCCAGCAGCCACAGATGGCAAGAGAGGGTTGTCGGTGGCTGTCGAAGGTGGCTGTTCAAACTACGCCACCAGTGTCCAAGTGCAAGA aGTCAACCGAATGCATATTAGTCCCGACGTCCAGAACGCTATTCATCCTGGAGACAGGATCTTAGAAATAAATGGAACCCCGATCCGCACGCTACAGAGAGAAGAg GTGGAGGGTTTGATTCGCAAGACAAGCCAAACTCTTCAGCTCTTGATTGAGCATGACCCTGTCTCTCAGCGCTTGGACAGACTGCGCCTGGATTCCCGGCTGCCCACACGCATTAAAAAGCCCTCTTCTCCCTGTCCTATTTCTGCTCTGGATCTGAAGGAGAATCTGCAAGGAACGTTGCGGCGTCGCTCCCTCAG GCGAAGCAACAGCATTTCTAAGTCTCCTGGCCCCAGCTCCCCAAAGGAACCGCTCATCCTCAGCCGCGACATCAGTCGTTCCGAATCCCTCCGCTCCTCAACCAGCTGTTCCCAACAGATCTTCCGGCCTTGTGATCTGATCCATGGCGAGGTGTTGGGGAAAGGGTTCTTTGGCCAAGCGATCAAG GTGACTCACAAAGCAACGGGGCGAGTGATGGTGATGAAGGAGCTGATCCGCTGTGACGAGGAGACGCAAAAGACCTTCTTAACGGAG GTGAAGGTGATGCGCAGTTTAGACCACCCCAATGTCCTGAAATTCATTGGAGTGTTATACAAGGACAAGAAACTGAATCTTCTGACTGAGTACATTGAAGGAGGGACCCTGAAGGACTTCCTCCGGAATGTG GATCCATTTCCCTGGAAGCAGAAGGTCAGCTTTGCCAAAGGAATTGCCTCGGGAATG GCTTATCTGCATTCAATGTGCATCATTCACCGAGACCTGAATTCTCATAACTGCCTGATCAAACTG GACAAAACAGTTGTGGTTGCTGACTTTGGCCTGTCCAGGCTGAttgtggaagagaagaagaagccgATCCTGGAAAAGCCATCAGCCAAGAAGCGAACTTTGCGCAAGAGTGACCGGAAAAAACGCTACACTGTGGTTGGGAACCCCTACTGGATGGCACCAGAGATGCTGAATG gGCAGAGCTATGATGAGACAGTGGATATCTTTTCTTTTGGCATTGTGCTCTGCGAG ATCATAGGACAGGTGTATGCTGATCCAGATTGCCTCCCTCGGACACTGGATTTTGGACTCAATGTGAAGCTCTTTTGGGAGAAGTTTGTTCCTGCAGACTGCCCCCCTGCTTTCTTCCCTTTGGCAGCCATCTGCTGCAGGCTCGAACCAGAGAGTAG gcCCCCCTTTTCAAAACTGGAGGATTCTTTTGAAGCTCTCTCTCTTTATCTGGGAGAACTGGGAATCCCTCTTCCCTCAGAACTGGAGGAACTGGACCACAACATCAGCACACAGTATGGGCTGATCCGGGACCAGCTACCAAGAAACCTCACTTAG